Genomic window (Erythrolamprus reginae isolate rEryReg1 chromosome 3, rEryReg1.hap1, whole genome shotgun sequence):
CAAGATAATTATTAAGAGTCCCGCTGGTAGTAGGATCATGTCAAATAGAAGGCGAGTGGCGGACGTGAGAGAAGCCTTCTCGAAACCCCTCGTCTAAAGGCAGTCGCTTCTACCGCAGGCGGGTCAGCCACGAACTGCCGGACCGGGTACTTCACCGTTTCCGTGTTTCTCTCAAAAGCACCGCGTAGCCTTCAGGGTACCGAGCTAACTTTACAACGAAGCCAGACATGAACCAAGGCCAGCGCTGGAATGGAAGCTACGTTAACAACAGCCGGGCGGATATGGTCCCGGAGATCGCCGCCGCCGTAGGCTTTGTGTCCAGCTTATTCCGCACCCGCGGCTGCGTAAGTGAACAGCAACTTCAGATTTTCAGTGAAGCTCTGGAAGAGGCGCTTACAGGTGAGAGACGCCGCCGCCTTTGAAGCATATCCGATGGGATCTTTGGCCAAGTCTGGGGAAATCAAGCTTAACTTCTATTGCTTTGTATTATTTTGTATCtatattatattgttttgtaagccgccctgagtccttcgggtttgggcggcatagaagtcgaattatttatttatttatttatttatttatttatttattattattattattattattattattattaactaaaaataacaaCTTTTCTGTCCCTTAAAAAAAAGGGGTTATTTGCTGCACCGTcgattttcccccccttctttccgTCTTTAGTTTAATTAGTCATCTATGAATTTCCTACCGCTCAAATTACTTCTTTTCAAGCATTCAGTGTTTTCCTGTCCTTTATTTGTAATAGGTAGTTTAAATGGAGATTTAaaagtaaaacaaacaaaaaaacacataGCATTCTTTAAAATCTGTTTTCCTGTAATGGCTACTCCTGGATAGCAAGCGTAGGTCTAACCCAGATTAGTGACAAATTTATTCCTCCGTCAGGCAGCTGTAATCTGCTTTTACCAATCTGTTTTTCCTCCCAACATTATAAGAATCTAGTGCTTTTAGAGGCACCACATTGGGGATTGCTGCACTGCAGCCCTGGGATTGAAAAACTGTGTCCTAAATTGGACTGGAAAAAAGTGTCCTTTGTTCTGGTGACCAAGGAAACTAGATTTTACTAGATCAAACTAGATAGAACAAGGAAACTAGCTTTCATAGTCCGTTGGGAAGCGACTTTGCAGACACCTCAGCAAAacaaaagagaacaatatatTTGAAACCCTGGGATAAGAATGGAATGATTGGGTATTATTCTTGTAATCTTAAAAATCATATTTGAAGGGTTGCCCCACAGCCCCTTTAAAAGTACAATTCCGTTCAGCAGGCCTTACTTCCATGTCAGGGAAAAAGTGCAAAATTTCAGGCATGCTGCTTAAGAGTGCAACTAGTTTCAGGTTACAGGGCACCCTTCATCTGGTTACACTAATCTGTTATTAAGTATAAAATATACTCAGAAAGGCTTTATAACCACATTTATTATGGGATAGAGCTGTATACTTGGAAGCGCAGAGGAGGTTGCTCTGGCTATATACTAATTGCATTGTTTGCTAAGGAGATTTCAGTAATTATCGAAATGCTATGGATAATGCATTTAGATTAAACCTTTTGGACTCCCTGCAGGCTTTGGAGTTTTTGTTATTTGAGTTTAAAAGGCTATTTATTGCCATGGTTTAGATAAAttggttttatttgttttctgtGTAGGGATTATTTTACAGTTCTTATTGGAAATGACTCTCCCACTACCCCAAACCAACAAATTGTTGTCATTCTATAAAAGAAAGAGGGACCTGGAGATCAGAGCTGGATCATAGATAATCTAGTCCATCCTACATTGTGAAGGGATTCTGCCAGATGAAATCTAAAAGTCCTCCCATCCTTATGATTTTCTAATTCTAGAACTTTAATATATTGcttgaaaaaaatgaaactttgattagATTGGACCCAAAACTCAAAAACACCTActttcttttggaaaaaaatgcattttGCCCTCAATTTTAGCTGAATATTTATTTCTGTGTAAAATGTATTCTATTTGTTGTTTGTCCTTTAACTCCAGTGATCTCTTACCATTTGTGATATTTTTCTTTGCAGAGCATTACAAACACCACTGGTTCCCCGAGAAACCATTCAAAGGGTCTGGCTACCGCTGCATCCGTATCAACCACAAAATGGACCCTATCATCAGCAAAGCAGCTCGCCAGATTGGACTCAGCCTTCAGCAACTCTACCAGCTCTTGCCCAGTGAGCTCACACTCTGGGTAGACCCTTATGAAGTATCTTACCGAATAGGGGAGGATGGATCCATCTGCGTTCTGTATGAAGCATCGGTAGCACCTGTGAGCTCCTACGGGATGCTCACCTGCAAAAATCAAATGATGCTGGGGCGCACTAGCCCTTCCAAAAGCTACATGATGACCGTCTCCAGCTAAGCACTCCTTGTTATCCTTACTTTGCCAAGACATGGGCTACTGTATACCTCAACCTGaggatgtatttttttaaaaaactgaagatctatttatatatattttttaaaaaaaggaaatccaAATTGAAATTCAGTAGCAGGTACTACTCTTTTGTAGAGTGGTGCTAAGGTGCCTTTTAAAAGCTGTCTGCAGGCTtgcaagtttattaaaaaaaaagccaataTCTACCTAATTAGCATTGGATTGACAATTCTGGAATGTTGACCTGCCTGTTTGGGAAatgcagggttaaaaataaaagtacaggGGCTGGGCAGGGCttagcacttttaaacagtgaCAAATGACGGGGTAAATGCTACTGCAACTGTGAATTTACAGGTCAGGATGGTAGTAAGTGCAGAGCTGTGCATGTGGATCCCAATGGTATGACTTCATTCTAGCCATGGCGCTAAAAATTTTCCTTTTTAGTTGGTTATACTGACAAGCCACTACATCACCAGCTTTATATCATGTTCCAATTTTCAACAACAGTTTTATCTTTTTATGGCATAAACATTTTTCTTAGATACCCAGTCACAACAAGCAACTTCCTTTTTTGTCCAGTGGGTGATGGGTTGCTAATAATCTGCCCATAATTTTGCACAAAACCCCAATTTCTTTCTGCACTTGATCCTAAATTTCATGCTCATGTAAAATTCCTATTGGTGCCTGAACGTGTGGCTTCGGTATATGGAATTTTGTTGATTAAAAGGTTATAGGATGTAATGTATGTAACTGGCTGGCTGGTTACTCTTAACAGTTAACGCCTGTCAACAAAAATGCAATGGCCAGGCCATTATGAACTATATCTAGTGAAAGCATGATTTCACCACAGTTTTGTCTATTCCACTGCCTTTAATACAATCTTGTAAAATTCCCGACAATGCTGCCAATAATTGCGGAGAAGTAATTACAAAACCAGGGcacttaacattttttaaaaagtctttagaGCACACAATtggcttggttttttttcttcatttgctTTTCCAGAGCTTTTCCCTGGTCTGTTTGAATTGAGTTATCAGATACTGTGCAATAAGGATCCTAAAATTTGGGCACTCGAATGAAGAGTTATTTCCTATTTGCAAAATGACTATTTTTCTCCTGAAAACTGCTcaaatatttcctaaaatgtcCTTGAATAGTCAGAGGTTGGAGTAGGCAATCTAAAATCTACAATGACATATATTTTATGGGATGTGAAAGTTTTTGCTTTTTCTCAAAAGAACatcacaattctttttttttcttgaaaaggcATGAATTTGCCGGAGTGTTCTCTTCCTGGGCAATTCCTATTGAAATAAATTGAGAGTTTTGCAATGGACCTGGTTAGTCACCTTGTGAAATTTTGGTTCATTTCAATGGTTGCATAGAGACACTTAGCTGTACCCCCAATTTTCCAACATTGAAATGTTAGCCACTACAACTGTCCATTTGATTTCTTCCAATTTATTATGTAAAGCTCTTGTATGTAGGCCAGAGCTTATGTTCAGTTATTGCAAAGACTGTAAAGCACTAAAGTCCCCTATGATTCCCTATgagctaaaaaaaaacccttttaaaaataatagtgtTGCCACTCCGTTAGCAGACTTGTGCAATATTTGGTGGTACAAAGGGGAACATTTTCTGCACTGTAGCTTTCCCCTCTCAAAACAAGTTGCTGTTCAAAGTCTGCCCAAGAGCCTTGTTCCTTCTCTAATACTGTAAAACCCAATAGAAGTGGGAACTGTAAGATATCTTGAAACAAATGTTTTGCTGTGCTCCTTGACTCTTATTTAGAATTTCCCAAATGCCAGTAATTGGGTTGGTAGCAACTCTGATTACCCCTTAGTCCTTCATTACCACCAGAAATGTTCTGTGAAAACCAAATTGTTATTCcatctcttttgtttttcttggccACTATCCTTGAAGAATTGATAAACAGAAAAGGTTACCAAATATCATGCTGTTACTCTTGGCATTGAATCTAATATTAAGTAttaaggtttttttctttctttccgcaTTAAGACTACCAAATTTGGACACAATCTGTTGTGTAACTTGTGCATGTAAAAGCTGTGAATTGATGTGTGCTCTTTGTTGCCTTCGGATTTTAAGTCTGATACAACCAGTGCTGAAGAACTGTGTACTAGAAACTGCCTATGGGTTGTGAGTGTGTGTCTTTTCTGCCTTGTTTCAAAGATGTCTGCAAAACTTGAGCTGGACTGTTGAGCGGGACCTAGTTTGATAACTGGTGAAAATAATACCATGTTTGTAAGCTATTGTGTGGGGGAAGGGATGTTTGTTGTACAGTGGTGTTTTTATATGCAAAATGTACAGATATATTGATAAATGTACACTTTTGATACTTTAATAAAAATGTAGCAATTTAAATACATTGTTGGAAAGATCAAAGGGATTGGCTCATTCTTTATAAAATGAGGTCCTACTTGCTCGgttcttaatatatatataacagtCTCTATGTGGAAGCAAGAGTCAAAGCAGAGGAATCACTACTTTTCTTTCTCAGACtgagaaataaaaaaggaaaacatttaaaaaatcctacCTCCTACAAACTAGCAAATTCTGGCCCTTGGATtggttttttgtgtgttttgctTTTCCTCAGTTTGAGCTTTCGCTTTATCCTAATTTCTCTTCTAGATAGACCAGTGGAAATGAAATTGGCTAACTCAAGTGGTGGCCTTTGTTTACTGGGTGTTGAGAAAGCAAAGACATGGAGTATTGTGCAAATTGAAGCCACCTTTCTCTCTGGCTTTGATGGAAATTTGTGACATTTTGTGATCCTCAGTGGATGTCCCAAGCACTGTAGGAGTATTCCTGAAAGttttaaaagtgtgtgtgtgtgtgtgtgtgatttaggACATTTGTCTATTTACTACACAATTGTTTGAGAATACAGTAGTTGAaatgaggagaggggcggcatacaaatctaataataataacaacaacaacaacaacaactggccTTGGGTTTCAAGTTGTTTGCCACTGTGTAAAATGTGACTGATAGAATTTCTTTGCAGTTAATTTGAAGCCAAAAAATGAAATTACTTTCAGAAATATATTTGGTGCAGCTACCACATTTACTTTATTCTATGATTACTTTGGTGTCATTTAGGACACCATTCCACAATTTAACATCATTATTTGTAGTTTACTTACTGATCATAATTGTGACAAAGCATGATGTGAGAGTGGaagtctacaaatctaataaataataataataataataataataataataataataataataatgatttcctACCACATTCCTGGTTTGCTTTTTTGTCCCTTCTAGTAcattaaataataatagagaagtaCTGTATAAGGCAACAGGCGCTAAACAAAAAAGAATACAGATCAAGAGTTGACCCCACTCCTAAATTATTTTGCTTGTATACAATACTGACACTGACTttaaccatcttttaaaaaacatagcTTAAAGTGTGTGAATGAAGTCTGAATAAAAAGCTGTTTTCAATGTACACAAAACCCCAAACAGAAACTCCAGATTCACTTGTAGATTATGACAATTGCAATTAACTTCATGTGCACATGCATAATCATTTGAGATGGGAAAAAACTGGTAAACAGCTAACTAGCCCAAAAATATGTTGGATGATAAGATTGACTAACAGACAATATTCTGTTAGGACTGCAGAAGATCTGCAAGTCCCTGATAGAAAGAAAAGCTAATGACATAATTGTGATGATGCCAGTAAGTAGACAAtcctgtagaccagtgtttcccaaccttggcaacttgaagatacccggacttcaactcccagaattccccagccagcaaatgctggcaggggaattctgggagttgaagtccaggtatcttcaagttgccaaggttgggaaacactgctgtagactaCATAAATGCCAAACAGTGAAAGCAGATCATGGCACTTCCCAAAAATAAAATGCACTGAAAATTGCCTTAGACATGATCTTTTGTACAAGAGTTATTTAAGATATTTATTTTCTGCGTGTGCAGTGTGCTGTTACTGTTTCTAGTTAAAATCTTAAATAATTCCTTAAAGGCAAAGATTCCCCTCACACATAGGGACGATGCTCATATTCATTTCTAAGCCGAAGAATCAGCAATGTCTGATGATgattccgtggtcatgtggctggcctgactaaatgccgaaggcgCATGGAACAATGTTACCTTGccacctatttttctacttgcattttaacatgcttttgaactgctaggttgtcagaagctggggcaagtaacgggagctcactctgttacctggtgctagggattcaaaccccTGAACAGCCgatctttctgatcgacaagctcagtgcaTTAGCGACTGAGCCACCACGACCCCTTAATAATTTTTTAGAGACTCATTTGGTTATCATCTACTTTTACATTTGTTTTCCCCTTTTACCAAGACCAACTCCtgcggagtctgcagagaggggcggcatacaaatccaattaataatattaataataataataataataataataataataataataataacaacaactcctCTTTTACATATAACTACCTATCTACATATAGATGCAAAACTCAAGATTGTATTTGGAGAGTTTGAAAGtacaaaagattttttaaaaaaagagctggATGTCTGCTGTAATTCTATTTTTCTGATCATTACGCTGACTAGTTAAGGAAAGCCTTAAAGAACTGTTCTTTAGGAATAGCATTCGAAgaatataatagtagtaataattaaTGACTTTTGTTAGTTTAAACCATAGGCTGTAACAACTTTAAGATATACAATTAAAATTATGGATAGAAGCAGAAACTACAACTGATAAAATACATGCACATATATAAACAAAAGAGATGAAAAAAGGTGACATATGAATAAAGTAAAATTCACTTTACAAATTTCCAGAGCAGATTTAGAAGGATCAAAAGAACTTAGAAGTATTTTCCTGTGTTTTAATGAGACTCTTCATTTTTATCTGAATTCATACTTTAAATAAGACCTGTTAAAGTCCTTTTGCCACCTTTCACTTTAAAACACAAATTTCAATAGATTTTCATTTACATATTACTAAATTTGTTTCAGCCAAAATATTATGCATCCTTTTCTGCAGATTAATAGGAGCTgggacataaaaataaaaaatcataaGACTTAGTACAGTGCCTGTCTGATACAAGATTATGACGGCCAAAGAcaagaatgaaaataaaatatttgatatTTGTCCCTTTATTACAGAGTTTAATCCAGTATTTTGTAAATGAGCATTCATCTCCATTTATCACTGCTGCTTTCAATATATGCTTTCAGGTCTAGGGGGAACTCAATTTGATTATGTACCATATTTCATATAAATACTTATCTACATATTACATTTGTATCCCACTTTTTTGTTCAAGACGGCAtatataatattttcttcttccattttcacccagaacaacaatcctgtgagtaGTTCTAGCTAAAAGCGCCAGTGATggattgtaaataattttgctatTGGCTCATGCGCTTGCATGTGTGCGCTATACTTCTGAGCATATgtagaagcatcccaggcaggtgggcagagccttctgCCGCTGGCACTAGCAGTTCTAAGAACCgttccaaaccgggagcaacccaccactgctaaaCAGACCATCATGAGTTTTTTTATGGTTGAGATCAAATGAGATCTTCTGGTATTGGTGCAACATCTTAACCATGCCAAAGCACCTTACAACATAACCAGTCTTAGGCTACTGGTTCAGGTTCCCCCTGCAGAAGCCCTATCCGCCTTTTAGATATCATAGTAATCATACTAAAGAGGctacatttatgtatgtatgtatgtatgtatgtatgtatgtatgtatgtatgtatgtatgtatgtatgtatgcattcattcattcattcattcattcattcaatttttatgccgcccttctccttagactcagggcggcttacaacatgttagcaatagcactttttaaccgagacagcatattgcccc
Coding sequences:
- the BTG2 gene encoding protein BTG2, with protein sequence MNQGQRWNGSYVNNSRADMVPEIAAAVGFVSSLFRTRGCVSEQQLQIFSEALEEALTEHYKHHWFPEKPFKGSGYRCIRINHKMDPIISKAARQIGLSLQQLYQLLPSELTLWVDPYEVSYRIGEDGSICVLYEASVAPVSSYGMLTCKNQMMLGRTSPSKSYMMTVSS